Proteins from a genomic interval of Papaver somniferum cultivar HN1 chromosome 4, ASM357369v1, whole genome shotgun sequence:
- the LOC113276287 gene encoding major latex protein 146-like, protein MACHGVSGLVGKLITELEVNCDADKYYKIYKRPEDVRKAIPHLCTSIKLINGDASRSGCIKEWNFILEGKMIRTVEETTHNDETRTLHHRIFEGDLMKDYKKFDSIIEVNPKPNGNGCIVKRSIVYEKINKDSPTPFAYVPFCHQAIEDMNKHLCGSE, encoded by the exons ATGGCTTGTCATGGTGTTTCAGGTTTAGTTGGGAAACTTATAACTGAACTTGAGGTCAATTGCGATGCTGATAAATATTACAAAATTTATAAGCGCCCAGAAGATGTACGAAAGGCAATACCTCATCTTTGCACTAGCATCAAACTTATTAATGGAGATGCAAGTCGTTCTGGTTGCATCAAGGAATGGAATTTTATCCTTG AGGGCAAGATGATTCGCACAGTAGAAGAAACAACACATAATGATGAAACAAGGACGTTGCATCACCGTATATTTGAAGGAgacttgatgaaggattacaAGAAGTTTGATTCAATAATTGAAGTCAATCCAAAGCCAAATGGAAATGGATGCATTGTGAAACGGTCAATTGTGTATGAGAAAATCAACAAGGATTCTCCAACTCCATTTGCTTACGTACCTTTCTGCCATCAGGCCATTGAAGACATGAACAAGCACCTATGCGGTTCTGAATAA